The Arachis ipaensis cultivar K30076 chromosome B03, Araip1.1, whole genome shotgun sequence region TTTTGTCCAGAATAGAATGTGAATTCTTTAATAGATACATATCTTCACATGACAGTTTCAATCACATAAGATCAAATACACAAGAATACGCAAATTGAGTTAACAGAAAGTGAGATACATTACATACCTCCTTcaatctcttctttttcttttcagccTGCAGTCAGCCAACTTAATCAATAAATCAGATTTTAGGCAAAAAATGTAAAGATTCTCAAGAAGAATAAACCAGGTGagtaaaaagaaaaaggttgAAACACAATATGTGAGACACATTAAATACAAAGCATAAAGTTTAAGTTTGTATTCGCAATAAAAGGCCACCAAAGGCACAATTGGATAGAAGAAGGATGAATAGTGTGATGGCCTAAGAAAAAAACCAAAAGAAGAATCTCTATCCTAAGTGTTGGATGGGTATGTTACAGTATTATTGATGCCTACTCCAACAAAACCATGTGCTAGAATCTTAAGACTGAAGTCTAAAACAGCTAAAATAACATCACTGTCAAGACCTCCACcattggctttttcaatctagCCAAACAAAGAAAGAAATGGACATGTATAAGTGTCAAGCAATAACatgtaataatatatatatataataatgggCACCTCTTCACTCAATAACCGGGCATTCTCTATCTCCAGCTGTTGAACATTAGACTCAAGGTCAGTTGTGTAAGCCTGTTAAAGGAAGAAGAGCATCAAAGACTATTTCCCATTAGAGAGTAAGTGGTCACAAAACCAGACAAAGGCtaagcataaaataaaataaaagaaaagaaaaacctcaACTTTAATTCAGTTCCTGTTCCTTCCAACTCAACTATTAAAGCCCCCCAATAGTGAGATTCCCTAACAGTGAACCTCACTTACCACATAAGAATCTCCATTTTCCAaacatcaaataaaaatatataaaaaataaaactttattaaaaaataatagaaaaagggGGTAAGTACCTGCTTGCGTTCCCTGGACCTAGCAGCAGACTCACGATTCTTGATCATGCGTCTCTGCTTCTGAAGAGTGGCCTTGTCCACTGGTTCCTCCACCGCCCTTCTCTTCCCTTTTGacttattttttatatgaatCAACAATCAAATTACTGATGTGGCATAATTACTATCATGCTATCAATTAGaactcttcaattgtttttctcctCATTTATGAATCCTGgcgttttttttcttcttttttgacaATTGTTTTtgggatttggattctctaaaatttaaattttactttagagaataaagtgtgatctccaCCGCAGCTGCCCCTCCTCCTCCACCACCGCCGCCTCCTCCTGATGATGACGAGGGTGCTGGGACTCCACTTGCCACCGCAGCATCAATCCCATTGGCAAAAGGCTCAGCTGCGGAGGAGGATGAGCCTTCAACGGCGGGCACCTGCGGGAACTGATGAGGAACaggatgatgattatgaagagaaGCAACAGCGGTGACGTCATCAGCAGTGACGGCAGCGTTTTTTGAGAGGAAAGCCTCAAGGGTCATTTCCTCGAACGGGTGGTGATTATGGTGAGTTGAGTCTCTGTGAGAGTGGGTTAGGATCATGTCTTTCCAGACATCATCGACGGTTTTGGGTGGAGGAGGAGGGGATGAAGAAGGATTTGAGGGGTGAGAGGTGGTGGTTGTTGTGGTGGTGTAGATGGAGTTTAGAAGATCGTCCATTACCATGGACGAGTTTGAATAATAATGCAGATTTTGATTGTGAAGAAGGGAATAATAAttagaagaagcagcagcagcagaagaagaagaggaagaagaagaagaagaagaagagtcgcgTGGCAGATCCGTATTCGTCGTGACAATCTTCGACGACGCCATGCCGCGTTTCtagctctctctttctcttttttctgttATAATAGTAGTGTttgtttttttcttattttccttttctttttctttgattggATACTTGGATGGACGGATTTGCCACTATAAAAAGGGTTTGGGAGTGAGTGAGTAAGGAAGCATTGCGATTGGCCAATTTGGGAACGAATATTATGTCATCATCGTACTCTTCACAGCTCAGTTGCTTCGCCCTACCCTACCCTACGCAACCACCCTTTGGCTTACTTCACTTTCACA contains the following coding sequences:
- the LOC107633873 gene encoding G-box-binding factor 4, translating into MASSKIVTTNTDLPRDSSSSSSSSSSSSAAAASSNYYSLLHNQNLHYYSNSSMVMDDLLNSIYTTTTTTTSHPSNPSSSPPPPPKTVDDVWKDMILTHSHRDSTHHNHHPFEEMTLEAFLSKNAAVTADDVTAVASLHNHHPVPHQFPQVPAVEGSSSSAAEPFANGIDAAVASGSKGKRRAVEEPVDKATLQKQRRMIKNRESAARSRERKQAYTTDLESNVQQLEIENARLLSEEAEKKKKRLKELLEFVIPVVEKRKPKKLLRTNSVQSL